The Leptospira sp. WS39.C2 genome contains a region encoding:
- a CDS encoding NarK family nitrate/nitrite MFS transporter codes for MTITPHAKATKIDLLSFKTPQMRTFHLTWIAFFLCFFGWFGIAPLMVYVREELSLTKEQIGNIIIASVAITIFMRLLIGWLCDKIGPRIAYTFLLLFGSIPVMCIGFADSYLTFLLLRLAIGAIGASFVITQYHTSVMFAPNIIGTANATTAGWGNLGGGVTQMVMPLIFGFFVAFGFTTGVSWRLAMVVPGIALFLMGIIYYFGTQDTPGGNFKDIKETYPTFQGGKKNSLANFLLVIKDSRVWLLFLAYGACFGIELTINNIAALYYVDQFKLTPATAGLIAGLFGLMNLFARTLGGVFGDKFGIKWGLRGRVIWLSAALAGEGICLVLFSQMTSLVLAITSMIVFSLFVQMSEGATFSVVPFVNKKAIGAVSGIVGAGGNVGAVSAGFLFRGDLTYQNALLMIGVLVTISAFFALLVRFSLEEEKEVGDEMNQIIPTQEKKSGLVTAS; via the coding sequence GTGACGATTACACCTCATGCGAAAGCAACTAAGATCGATTTATTAAGTTTTAAAACTCCCCAAATGAGGACATTCCACCTCACTTGGATTGCATTTTTTTTGTGTTTTTTTGGATGGTTTGGAATAGCACCACTTATGGTTTATGTGAGGGAAGAACTTTCGCTTACAAAAGAACAAATTGGAAATATCATCATCGCATCTGTTGCGATTACAATTTTTATGCGGCTCCTCATAGGTTGGTTGTGTGACAAAATTGGTCCAAGAATCGCTTATACTTTTTTGTTACTTTTTGGATCCATACCAGTAATGTGTATTGGTTTCGCTGATAGTTATCTTACTTTTTTATTATTACGATTAGCAATTGGAGCCATTGGTGCATCCTTTGTGATCACTCAGTACCATACGTCTGTTATGTTTGCACCAAATATCATTGGAACTGCAAATGCGACAACTGCTGGTTGGGGAAACTTAGGTGGTGGTGTGACCCAAATGGTAATGCCTCTTATCTTTGGATTTTTTGTTGCCTTTGGTTTCACTACAGGAGTGTCTTGGAGACTTGCTATGGTAGTTCCAGGAATTGCTCTATTTTTAATGGGTATCATTTATTACTTTGGAACACAAGATACTCCAGGTGGAAATTTTAAAGACATTAAAGAAACCTACCCGACCTTTCAAGGTGGTAAAAAAAATTCACTCGCAAACTTTCTTTTAGTAATCAAAGATTCAAGAGTATGGTTATTATTTTTAGCTTATGGTGCTTGTTTTGGAATTGAACTTACAATCAATAATATTGCAGCACTTTATTATGTAGATCAGTTTAAGTTAACCCCTGCAACTGCTGGTTTAATTGCTGGATTATTTGGTTTAATGAATTTATTTGCACGAACGTTAGGTGGTGTTTTCGGAGACAAATTTGGAATCAAATGGGGATTACGTGGACGAGTCATTTGGTTATCAGCAGCACTCGCTGGTGAAGGAATTTGTTTAGTTTTATTTTCTCAAATGACGTCACTCGTACTTGCCATTACATCCATGATTGTCTTTAGTTTGTTCGTGCAAATGTCGGAAGGAGCAACTTTTTCTGTAGTTCCATTTGTGAACAAAAAAGCAATTGGAGCTGTTTCTGGAATTGTTGGTGCCGGTGGAAACGTAGGTGCTGTCTCTGCTGGATTTTTATTCAGAGGGGATTTGACATACCAAAACGCCTTACTTATGATAGGCGTCTTAGTTACAATTTCTGCATTTTTTGCTCTATTAGTCCGTTTTTCATTGGAAGAAGAAAAAGAAGTCGGAGATGAAATGAACCAAATCATCCCAACGCAAGAGAAAAAATCAGGACTCGTAACAGCCTCTTAA